The following proteins are co-located in the Phocoena sinus isolate mPhoSin1 unplaced genomic scaffold, mPhoSin1.pri scaffold_39_arrow_ctg1, whole genome shotgun sequence genome:
- the LOC116748308 gene encoding melanoma-associated antigen B1-like has translation MPRGQKSKLHAREKRRQARRETQNHRGAQVTAAQREESPSSPSSLSRGIPPSSPAPGTRQEPQGAQATSSRAAGVSGPGSDVHAKGQVQARKSSCRASASGESSQRDPLMKTVGTLIEFLLEKYTMEEPIIKADLLKLVNKRYKGKFPEILRRAAESVQLVFGLELKEVKPGGDSYALVSKLHVSDDGCQSSGGRFQKNGLLMLLLGVIFLHGDRASEEEIWKYLNVLGVYVGRCHIIFGEPRKLITEDLVQENYLVYRQVRDGDPPRYEFLWGRRACAETTKMKVLEFVARVTGTVPSAFPAHYEKALRDDEERAQAQARARAAARAGTRVKASAPSKVMSSSSSHPYVPSCPDWKLTCWPALLCIFRWRLHSAPGGTDSPYALPSPESEHPDSPQIPFVTVDPWDSSCPFHVSVHFRQVLPLPSPLGDPTPRRMRLPPDFRFRSEEPDREPRRLFSQAWVFRTRPEPR, from the exons ATGCCTCGGGGGCAGAAGAGTAAGCTCCATGCCCGTGAGAAGCGCCGCCAGGCCCGGAGGGAGACCCAGAATCACAGGGGTGCTCAGGTCACTGCAGCACAGAGAGAAGAGTCGCCCTCAtccccctcttctctttctcggGGTATTCCCCCGAGCTCCCCTGCTCCTGGCACTCGCCAGGAGCCTCAGGGAGCCCAAGCCACTAGCTCTCGTGCTGCAGGGGTTTCAGGCCCAGGATCTGATGTGCATGCCAAGGGCCAGGTACAGGCGAGGAAAAGTTCCTGCCGGGCCTCAGCCTCCGGTGAGAGCTCTCAGAGAGATCCTCTAATGAAGACGGTGGGAACGTTGATAGAATTCCTGCTGGAGAAGTATACAATGGAAGAGCCCATTATAAAGGCAGACTTGCTGAAGCTTGTGAACAAAAGGTACAAGGGGAAGTTCCCTGAGATCCTCAGGAGAGCTGCTGAGTCCGTTCAGCTGGTCTTTGGTCTTGAGTTGAAGGAAGTCAAGCCGGGTGGTGATTCCTATGCCCTTGTCAGCAAGCTACATGTCAGCGATGATGGGTGTCAGAGCAGTGGCGGGAGGTTTCAGAAGAATGGGCTTCTGATGCTTCTCCTCGGTGTGATCTTCTTGCATGGCGACCGCGCCTCTGAGGAGGAGATCTGGAAATACCTGAATGTTTTGGGGGTTTATGTTGGAAGGTGTCACATAATCTTTGGGGAGCCCAGGAAGCTTATCACAGAAGATCTGGTGCAGGAAAATTACCTGGTGTATCGTCAGGTGCGTGACGGCGATCCCCCGCGCTATGAGTTCCTGTGGGGCCGGAGAGCCTGCGCTGAAACCACCAAGATGAAAGTCCTGGAGTTTGTGGCCAGGGTCACTGGTACCGTCCCCAGTGCCTTTCCAGCCCATTATGAAAAGGCTTTGAGAGATGACGAAGAGAGAGCCCAAGCCCAAGCCCGAGCCAGAGCTGCAGCCAGGGCTGGTACTCGTGTCAAGGCCAGTGCGCCTTCCAAGGTGATGTCTAGCAGTTCCTCCCACCCTTA TGTGCCCTCGTGTCCAGACTGGAAGCTGACCTGCTGGCCAGCTCTCCTCTGCATCTTCCGCTGGAGGCTGCACTCAGCTCCCGGAGGGACAGACAGCCCAtatgccctgccctcccctgagTCGGAGCATCCCGACTCCCCGCAGATCCCGTTCGTCACCGTGGACCCCTGGGACAGCAGCTGCCCTTTCCATGTATCTGTTCACTTCAGACA AGTCCTGCCCCTGCCGTCACCCCTCGGAGACCCCACGCCGCGCCGGATGCGGCTCCCCCCCGACTTCCGCTTCAGAAGCGAGGAGCCTGACCGGGAGCCGCGGCGGTTGTTCAGCCAAGCGTGGGTTTTCAGGACTCGTCCGGAGCCACGGTGA